A genomic segment from bacterium encodes:
- a CDS encoding DUF2877 domain-containing protein: MTHETQALSMSWRVARALREPGWSGEVLAVHSRSCYLVDEDGSISAVVQQPLGNGPLNLVIPAVPASAFHELSVGTPAAGTGDYVTIGDAVRIGLGAATLWDPKAYPGLAADELALSRCLVAAYQAAVGASPTESLARLLPHLQDEDLPAPMQEVTHFPRSHALIAGLVDALGQRNRRSLKVVTSSLAGLGPGLTPSGDDFLAGVLIALALAHEQRPDPVLAEIAGLLVETAAPRTHEISAAYLRAAYAGEVSDRWHPLIGAIAAGDAAGAGAAARGVTEIGETSGADMLAGFIGGLGAIYRIAPLPWTETVLPNVGAQPSGPTPPAGDARA, translated from the coding sequence ATGACGCACGAGACTCAAGCGCTCTCGATGAGCTGGCGGGTGGCGCGGGCACTGCGCGAGCCGGGGTGGAGCGGCGAGGTGCTCGCCGTGCATTCGCGCAGCTGCTATCTCGTGGATGAAGACGGCAGCATCTCCGCGGTGGTCCAGCAGCCCCTCGGCAACGGCCCTCTCAACTTGGTGATCCCCGCTGTCCCTGCCTCGGCGTTCCACGAACTGTCGGTGGGGACACCGGCCGCCGGCACGGGCGACTATGTCACCATCGGGGACGCGGTGCGGATCGGGCTCGGCGCTGCGACGCTGTGGGATCCCAAAGCGTATCCCGGTCTCGCCGCGGACGAGCTGGCGCTGTCTCGCTGCCTGGTCGCGGCCTACCAGGCGGCCGTCGGCGCGTCTCCGACCGAGAGCCTGGCGCGCCTGCTCCCCCACCTGCAAGATGAGGATCTCCCCGCGCCGATGCAAGAGGTCACGCACTTCCCGCGCAGCCACGCGCTGATCGCGGGGCTCGTCGACGCGCTCGGCCAGCGGAATCGTCGAAGTTTGAAGGTCGTCACGTCGTCGCTCGCGGGGCTCGGCCCGGGCCTCACGCCGTCCGGGGACGACTTCCTCGCAGGCGTCCTCATCGCGCTCGCGCTCGCCCACGAGCAGCGCCCCGATCCGGTGCTGGCCGAGATTGCCGGACTGCTCGTGGAGACGGCCGCGCCGCGCACGCATGAGATCAGCGCGGCGTATCTCCGGGCAGCATATGCGGGCGAGGTGAGCGATCGCTGGCACCCCCTCATCGGCGCGATCGCGGCCGGGGATGCGGCGGGCGCGGGCGCGGCGGCCCGGGGCGTGACCGAGATCGGGGAAACATCCGGGGCGGACATGCTCGCAGGATTCATCGGCGGGCTCGGGGCGATCTACCGGATCGCGCCGCTCCCGTGGACGGAGACGGTCCTCCCCAACGTCGGGGCGCAGCCGTCGGGGCCCACGCCGCCGGCGGGCGACGCCCGCGCCTAG
- a CDS encoding (2Fe-2S)-binding protein, giving the protein MAVREIALRINGRTHTGRAEPRKTLADFIREECGLTGTHLGCEHGVCGACTILMDGEAVRSCLMFAVQAEGAELMTVEGLADGNRLHPIQQAYWEQHALQCGFCTPGFLMTTLAFLRDTPRPSEREIREALAGNLCRCTGYQNIVKAVAAAADTLASGAHPDAWPAFARSVAVPAPATQPECASASDAPNPPVSKKTRAASGTRRKGARDQSRPAKRRRS; this is encoded by the coding sequence ATGGCGGTGCGCGAGATCGCGCTGCGCATCAACGGCCGGACGCACACGGGCCGCGCGGAACCGCGCAAAACGCTGGCCGACTTCATCCGCGAAGAGTGCGGCCTCACCGGTACCCACCTCGGATGTGAGCACGGCGTGTGCGGGGCGTGCACGATTCTCATGGACGGCGAAGCGGTTCGATCGTGTCTCATGTTCGCCGTGCAGGCCGAGGGCGCGGAGCTGATGACGGTCGAAGGGCTCGCCGACGGCAACCGGCTTCATCCGATCCAGCAGGCCTATTGGGAGCAGCACGCGCTGCAATGCGGCTTCTGCACGCCGGGATTCTTGATGACCACCCTGGCGTTTCTCCGGGACACCCCGCGGCCGAGCGAGCGGGAGATCCGCGAGGCGCTCGCCGGCAACCTGTGCCGCTGCACCGGGTACCAGAACATCGTCAAGGCGGTGGCCGCCGCGGCGGATACGCTGGCCTCCGGTGCGCACCCCGACGCGTGGCCGGCGTTTGCCAGGTCGGTCGCGGTGCCCGCTCCGGCGACGCAGCCCGAGTGCGCCTCGGCGTCCGACGCGCCGAACCCGCCCGTCTCGAAGAAGACACGCGCGGCCAGCGGAACTCGCCGGAAAGGCGCCCGGGACCAGTCGCGCCCGGCGAAACGACGGCGGTCCTGA